In one window of Azotobacter salinestris DNA:
- a CDS encoding BrnA antitoxin family protein, whose product MDDEQKRSHADLLESARQMKAARLRSRARPRGRYPESRKIPILLTLSTDVLFAFRASGPGWQTRMDAALADWLKTHAPTDIPL is encoded by the coding sequence ATGGATGACGAGCAGAAGCGATCCCACGCTGACCTGCTGGAGTCTGCCCGCCAGATGAAAGCCGCCAGGCTGCGCAGCCGCGCACGCCCGCGAGGCCGGTATCCCGAAAGCCGGAAAATACCCATCCTGCTGACACTATCGACCGATGTTCTGTTCGCCTTCAGGGCGTCCGGCCCCGGCTGGCAGACCCGCATGGATGCCGCGCTGGCGGACTGGTTGAAGACGCACGCGCCAACGGATATACCGCTGTAG
- a CDS encoding tyrosine-type recombinase/integrase yields MKRSEIKRRPLADTTLASLEPEATAYRELDGDGLYFRVKPNGTKSWELRYKKPDSKWSWHGLGGYPDLSGAMAREKAREAKRLVASGTDPVQHKVAQREAKEAASANTFAAAAEYWFQRKAQDGRADSTLRLMRGYLDNDVLPALGDKLLTEITRRDCADLQERIEARGALNTRDKIRVALRQIFSQAIARGLCENNPASELGAIAAPTPKAKQYPHLLEPELPAFLQALRRSTSRTPARVATWLVLWTASRPGVVRYAEWSEIDFERALWSIPADKMKARRDHVTPLCRQALEALRELHRMTGRGRYLFPGIGAKKPVISENTINLTLNKVGYKGRLVGHGSRHTASTLLREHGWEKDFVEAQLAHKEQGVAGVYNQAAYLEQRRAMLQWYADYLDALEAGMTPAQRIDFDAMVNTTGTNVVTLKRA; encoded by the coding sequence ATGAAGCGAAGCGAGATCAAGCGCCGCCCCCTGGCCGATACCACCCTGGCCAGTCTGGAGCCGGAAGCCACTGCGTACAGGGAGCTGGACGGCGACGGCCTGTACTTCCGGGTGAAGCCCAACGGCACCAAGTCCTGGGAACTGCGCTACAAGAAGCCGGACAGCAAATGGAGCTGGCACGGGCTGGGAGGCTATCCCGATCTGTCCGGCGCCATGGCCCGTGAAAAGGCGCGGGAAGCAAAGCGCTTGGTGGCCAGCGGCACCGATCCGGTACAGCACAAGGTCGCCCAGCGAGAGGCCAAGGAGGCAGCCAGCGCCAACACCTTTGCCGCCGCTGCCGAGTATTGGTTTCAGCGAAAGGCGCAGGACGGACGCGCCGACAGCACCCTGCGCCTCATGCGCGGCTATCTGGACAACGACGTGCTGCCCGCCCTGGGCGATAAGCTGCTGACCGAAATCACCCGCCGCGACTGCGCCGACCTACAGGAGCGCATCGAGGCCCGAGGCGCGCTGAACACCCGCGACAAGATTCGCGTCGCCCTGCGCCAGATATTCAGCCAGGCCATTGCCCGTGGGCTGTGCGAGAACAACCCGGCCAGCGAGCTGGGCGCCATCGCCGCGCCGACCCCGAAGGCCAAGCAATACCCGCATCTGCTGGAGCCTGAGCTGCCGGCCTTCCTGCAAGCCCTGCGCCGCAGCACCAGCCGCACCCCGGCCCGTGTCGCCACCTGGCTGGTGCTGTGGACGGCCAGCCGGCCCGGCGTGGTGCGCTATGCCGAGTGGAGTGAAATCGACTTCGAGCGTGCCCTGTGGAGCATTCCCGCCGACAAGATGAAAGCGCGCCGGGATCACGTCACCCCGCTGTGCCGGCAAGCCCTGGAGGCTCTGCGCGAGCTTCACCGCATGACCGGTCGCGGTCGCTACCTGTTCCCCGGCATCGGCGCGAAAAAGCCCGTCATCAGTGAAAACACCATCAACCTGACGCTGAACAAGGTGGGGTACAAGGGCCGCCTTGTAGGGCACGGCAGCCGCCACACGGCTAGCACCCTGCTACGGGAACACGGCTGGGAAAAAGACTTCGTGGAAGCCCAATTGGCGCACAAGGAGCAAGGCGTGGCAGGCGTCTACAACCAAGCCGCCTACCTGGAGCAGCGCCGCGCCATGCTCCAGTGGTACGCCGACTATCTGGACGCGCTCGAAGCCGGCATGACCCCGGCACAGCGAATCGACTTTGACGCCATGGTGAACACCACCGGAACCAACGTGGTGACGCTCAAGCGCGCATAA
- a CDS encoding type II toxin-antitoxin system RelE/ParE family toxin, which translates to MPVLIQTDTYSKWFSALRDARARARINARLRRVGLGALGDCKPVGEGVSELRIDYGPGYRVYFVQRGHELVILLAGGDKSSQDKDIKTAIKLARDL; encoded by the coding sequence ATGCCCGTACTCATTCAAACCGACACCTACAGCAAATGGTTCTCCGCCTTGCGGGATGCGCGAGCGCGAGCCCGTATCAACGCCAGGCTGCGCCGGGTCGGACTTGGCGCGTTGGGTGACTGCAAGCCGGTGGGCGAAGGCGTGTCGGAATTGCGGATCGACTACGGCCCAGGCTACCGGGTGTATTTCGTCCAGCGTGGCCATGAACTGGTCATCCTGCTGGCCGGCGGCGACAAGTCCAGCCAGGACAAAGACATCAAGACAGCCATCAAGCTGGCGCGTGACCTGTAG
- a CDS encoding addiction module antidote protein, translating to MTKTTLTQWDVVDHLATEEDMALYLEACLEENDPALLAAALGDIARARGMAQLARDTGLTREGLYKALSADGNPSLATIMKVMGALGIKLHAELVPARPA from the coding sequence ATGACGAAAACCACGCTGACCCAATGGGACGTTGTTGACCACCTGGCGACCGAAGAGGACATGGCCCTGTACTTGGAGGCCTGCCTCGAAGAGAACGATCCCGCGTTGCTGGCTGCTGCGCTGGGCGATATTGCCCGTGCCCGCGGCATGGCCCAGCTTGCCCGCGACACCGGCTTGACCCGCGAGGGGCTGTACAAGGCGTTGTCTGCGGACGGCAATCCCAGCCTGGCCACCATCATGAAGGTGATGGGAGCGCTGGGCATCAAGCTCCACGCCGAGCTTGTACCTGCCCGGCCGGCATAG
- a CDS encoding substrate-binding domain-containing protein — translation MKRRLSFRLLCHAAGLLSWLLPTPFTSAESFQFALLAKRIDHRFFIQAGEGCAEAAQAQGDTCLLLGTQGPEHFRQQNQALEQALTRDLDGIALSVTHSKWLATHALQRVGKTPLITFESDLEPAEQHLRQGYVGLDNLAFGRQLAMLIQRFRPEGGRLCILTGSPRDPNHQERIRGIRQQLRGIQSTNEGVGRLNGQNGWSEPNRCPLYRAENPEKAVLQLAALLHAGPVDAIISTGSWPIYEAQAYRQHLGPLLAKLATKGVSPAIVIATNEPDAAHRALLDDGLVQAYLSLEGREIGRQSYRMMKRLALGLPIPEKIIVDSHIHLPKTRSEAPAEP, via the coding sequence TTGAAAAGACGGCTATCGTTTCGCTTGCTTTGCCATGCTGCTGGCTTGCTCTCCTGGCTGCTACCAACTCCTTTTACCAGTGCCGAATCCTTCCAGTTCGCACTGCTTGCCAAACGGATCGATCATCGCTTTTTCATTCAGGCAGGTGAAGGCTGTGCCGAAGCCGCGCAGGCCCAGGGCGATACCTGCCTGCTACTGGGCACTCAAGGCCCCGAACACTTTCGCCAGCAGAATCAGGCTCTGGAACAGGCCCTCACAAGAGACCTGGACGGTATCGCGCTGTCGGTGACCCATTCGAAATGGCTGGCCACCCATGCCTTGCAGCGAGTGGGCAAGACACCACTGATCACCTTCGAATCGGATCTGGAGCCTGCGGAGCAGCATCTGCGCCAAGGCTATGTCGGGCTCGACAACCTGGCCTTCGGCCGGCAGTTGGCCATGCTGATTCAGCGCTTCAGGCCGGAGGGCGGCAGACTGTGCATCCTGACCGGCAGCCCGCGCGACCCCAATCATCAGGAACGGATCCGTGGCATTCGCCAGCAGTTGCGCGGCATCCAGAGCACCAATGAAGGAGTCGGCCGCCTGAACGGACAGAATGGCTGGAGCGAACCGAACCGCTGCCCGCTCTATCGTGCCGAAAATCCGGAGAAGGCCGTGCTCCAGCTTGCTGCCCTGCTGCATGCAGGGCCCGTCGATGCCATCATCAGTACCGGCAGCTGGCCCATCTATGAAGCCCAGGCCTATCGCCAGCACCTGGGTCCGCTGCTTGCCAAGCTCGCGACAAAGGGGGTCAGCCCGGCTATCGTCATCGCGACGAACGAGCCGGATGCAGCACATCGCGCACTGCTCGATGATGGCCTGGTACAGGCCTACCTGAGTCTGGAAGGCCGCGAAATCGGTCGTCAGAGCTACCGAATGATGAAACGCTTGGCGTTAGGCTTGCCCATCCCGGAAAAGATTATCGTCGACAGCCACATCCACTTGCCTAAAACGCGCTCAGAGGCCCCCGCGGAACCTTGA
- a CDS encoding helix-turn-helix transcriptional regulator, whose translation MTTTNPAATPYNTQTQTLPELWTMAEVAHFMRRTRSGVDKLRARDPNFPKPLKDGDNRRSRIYFVRSEIEAYLSARLEAREVA comes from the coding sequence GTGACCACTACCAACCCCGCCGCAACGCCCTACAACACTCAGACGCAAACCCTTCCCGAGCTGTGGACGATGGCCGAAGTGGCGCACTTCATGCGCCGCACCCGCTCCGGCGTGGACAAGCTGCGCGCCCGTGATCCGAATTTCCCCAAGCCCTTGAAGGACGGCGACAACCGCCGCAGCCGCATCTACTTCGTGCGGTCGGAAATCGAGGCGTACCTGTCCGCCCGGCTGGAAGCGCGTGAGGTGGCCTGA
- a CDS encoding shikimate dehydrogenase, translating to MTVKPNSILAGLIGAGIQASRTPAMHEHEGDAQDIRYLYQLIDLDTLGLTSEALPELLSAAERMGFTGLNITFPCKQAVIPLLDELSAEARGIGAVNTVVFKDGKRIGHNTDCLGFAEGFRRGLPGVVRERVVQMGAGGAGAAVAHALLQAGVRQLTIFDVEPSRVADLVANLNASFGAGRARVGSDLPAAMAEAQGLVNTTPVGMAKLPGMPLPAELLHADLWVAEIIYFPLETELLRTARALGCLTLDGSNMAVFQAVKAFELFSGTQADAGRMMAHFASLG from the coding sequence ATGACCGTCAAACCGAACAGCATCCTTGCCGGCCTGATCGGCGCCGGTATCCAGGCTTCGCGCACCCCGGCCATGCACGAGCACGAGGGCGACGCCCAGGACATCCGCTACCTGTACCAGCTGATCGATCTGGACACGCTCGGCCTGACCAGCGAGGCCCTGCCCGAACTGCTGAGTGCCGCCGAGCGCATGGGCTTCACCGGCCTGAACATCACCTTTCCCTGCAAGCAGGCAGTCATCCCGCTGCTCGACGAGCTGTCGGCGGAGGCCCGCGGTATCGGCGCGGTCAACACCGTGGTATTCAAGGACGGCAAGCGCATCGGTCACAACACCGACTGCCTGGGTTTCGCCGAGGGCTTTCGCCGCGGCCTGCCGGGCGTGGTACGCGAGCGCGTGGTGCAGATGGGCGCCGGCGGTGCCGGAGCGGCGGTGGCTCACGCCCTGTTGCAGGCAGGGGTGCGCCAATTGACCATCTTCGATGTGGAGCCGAGTCGCGTCGCCGACCTGGTCGCCAATCTCAACGCCAGCTTCGGCGCCGGCCGGGCACGCGTCGGCAGCGATCTGCCGGCCGCCATGGCCGAGGCCCAGGGGCTGGTCAACACCACGCCGGTGGGGATGGCCAAGCTGCCAGGCATGCCGCTGCCGGCCGAGCTGCTGCATGCCGACCTGTGGGTGGCGGAGATCATCTACTTCCCGTTGGAAACCGAGCTGCTACGCACTGCCCGCGCCCTCGGCTGCCTGACCCTCGACGGCAGCAACATGGCGGTGTTCCAGGCGGTCAAGGCGTTCGAGCTGTTCAGCGGCACCCAGGCCGATGCCGGGCGGATGATGGCGCACTTTGCCAGCCTTGGCTGA
- a CDS encoding DUF927 domain-containing protein, protein MNGPCDPLDLLLSRLHGVKKHGERHVACCPAHQDKSPSLSQEQRQQYRREQLEKERYFERLIVESGNGALAKGTELSGEDVARMALAQERIDRLDRQLAEPAEFEPPMVEPERPCWGVYEGWVRNEKGARLKPGVYWHGYRRTKEDEEAELSDDRERPLRDDWIATPVFVVARTLNSDDGTEGRLLRLVTHGGDREWTMPMETLGGSGEEIRRALFALGAVIAPRQRGRFMEYLLDQQPRQTIATTGRPGWHESGMFVLPHRTLGGDGVRYQSSGRAPDLFRVRGELAQWQEQIAARCLGNPVLTLAVGCALAGPLLNLVKVNGGGVHLVGDSSKGKSLAQLIGASVWGDPGPAGFGASWCMTKNGLEIEAASRNDTLLSLDEIKRANPKDIQEMAYSLANGCGKGTMNREREGRAKLSWRLLTLSSGERSLSEHAALSGDPAHAGAELRMVDVDAGNRTHGAFDDCHGLDGATFHRALTGAVGEHYGHLGPAFVEKLTAGNDRDGLLEAFAKVRAHFQADSAQAGRVADRFAVVALAGEMAIAYGLLPWPVGTGLADSLLLYREWLERVGSGNAEDRQILASIARFIERHGDSRFSSVHAAETDSRVTNRAGYWEDEPGRRLYLFNTSGLQEAAHGFGLARIVTALDTAGAIAKRDIEKGQKRNTKKYTLPGSDGKGRRPGLYVIDPDRLEMAGTDDNEHTGT, encoded by the coding sequence ATGAACGGTCCTTGCGATCCGCTGGACCTGCTGCTGTCGCGGCTGCACGGCGTGAAGAAGCACGGCGAGCGTCACGTCGCCTGCTGCCCTGCCCACCAAGACAAGTCGCCCTCCCTGAGCCAGGAGCAGCGCCAGCAGTACCGACGCGAGCAGCTGGAGAAGGAGCGCTATTTCGAGCGCCTGATCGTCGAGTCGGGCAACGGCGCACTGGCCAAGGGTACGGAACTATCCGGCGAGGACGTCGCCCGGATGGCGCTGGCGCAGGAGCGGATAGACCGGCTCGACCGGCAACTCGCCGAACCGGCCGAGTTCGAGCCGCCCATGGTGGAACCGGAGCGCCCCTGCTGGGGCGTCTACGAGGGCTGGGTACGGAACGAGAAGGGCGCCAGGCTCAAGCCGGGCGTGTACTGGCACGGCTACCGGCGCACCAAGGAGGACGAGGAGGCAGAGCTGAGCGACGACCGCGAGCGCCCGTTGCGCGACGACTGGATCGCCACGCCGGTGTTCGTCGTGGCCCGCACCCTCAACAGCGACGACGGCACGGAGGGCCGCCTGCTGCGCCTGGTGACGCATGGCGGGGACAGGGAATGGACCATGCCCATGGAGACGCTGGGCGGCAGCGGCGAGGAAATCAGGCGCGCCCTGTTCGCCCTGGGGGCGGTGATCGCCCCGCGCCAGCGTGGCCGCTTCATGGAGTACCTGCTCGACCAGCAGCCCCGCCAGACCATCGCCACCACCGGCCGGCCGGGCTGGCACGAGTCGGGGATGTTCGTCCTGCCCCACCGCACCCTCGGCGGCGACGGCGTGCGCTACCAGTCGTCCGGCCGTGCGCCGGACCTATTCCGCGTGCGCGGCGAGCTGGCGCAGTGGCAAGAGCAGATCGCCGCCCGCTGCCTGGGCAATCCGGTGTTGACCCTGGCCGTCGGCTGCGCGCTGGCCGGACCGCTGCTCAACTTGGTCAAGGTGAACGGCGGCGGGGTCCACCTGGTCGGCGACAGCTCCAAGGGCAAGTCGCTGGCGCAGTTGATCGGCGCCTCGGTGTGGGGCGATCCGGGGCCGGCGGGCTTCGGTGCCTCCTGGTGCATGACCAAGAACGGACTGGAGATCGAAGCCGCCTCGCGCAACGACACCCTGCTGTCGCTGGACGAGATCAAGCGCGCCAACCCGAAAGACATTCAGGAGATGGCCTACTCGCTGGCCAACGGGTGCGGCAAGGGCACCATGAACCGCGAGCGGGAAGGACGCGCCAAGCTCTCCTGGCGCCTGCTGACTCTCTCCAGCGGTGAGCGGTCGCTCTCCGAGCATGCGGCGCTGTCGGGCGATCCGGCCCATGCTGGCGCCGAGCTGCGCATGGTGGACGTGGACGCCGGCAACCGCACTCACGGCGCTTTCGACGATTGTCATGGCCTGGACGGGGCGACATTTCACCGCGCCCTAACCGGCGCCGTCGGCGAGCATTACGGCCACCTGGGGCCGGCCTTCGTCGAGAAGCTGACCGCCGGCAATGACCGTGACGGGCTGCTGGAAGCCTTCGCCAAGGTACGCGCCCACTTCCAAGCCGACAGCGCGCAGGCCGGGCGGGTAGCGGATCGCTTCGCCGTCGTCGCCCTGGCCGGCGAGATGGCCATCGCCTACGGCCTGCTGCCCTGGCCGGTGGGCACCGGCCTGGCCGACAGCCTGCTGCTGTACCGCGAGTGGCTGGAGCGGGTGGGCAGCGGCAATGCCGAGGACCGCCAGATACTCGCCAGCATCGCCCGGTTCATCGAGCGCCACGGCGACAGCCGATTCTCCAGCGTGCATGCCGCCGAGACGGACAGCCGCGTCACCAACCGGGCCGGCTACTGGGAGGACGAGCCAGGACGGCGCCTGTACCTGTTCAACACCTCCGGCTTGCAGGAGGCCGCCCATGGCTTCGGGCTGGCGCGCATCGTCACGGCGCTGGATACGGCCGGCGCCATCGCCAAGCGCGACATCGAGAAGGGCCAGAAGCGCAACACCAAGAAGTACACGCTGCCCGGCAGCGACGGCAAAGGACGGCGCCCCGGCCTGTACGTGATCGACCCCGACCGACTGGAGATGGCCGGCACCGACGACAACGAACACACAGGAACCTAG
- the aroQ gene encoding type II 3-dehydroquinate dehydratase, giving the protein MTHTVLVLNGPNLNLLGTREPATYGRETLADISALCTRTAEECGLAVEFRQTNHEGELIEWIHLARGRCAGILINPAAWTHTSVAIRDALLASELPVIEVHLSNVHKREPFRHHSFVSDITVGVICGLGSHGYRMALQHFSQLLKKD; this is encoded by the coding sequence GTGACACACACAGTCCTCGTGCTCAACGGCCCCAATCTCAACCTGCTCGGTACACGCGAGCCAGCCACCTACGGGCGGGAAACCCTGGCCGATATTTCCGCGCTCTGCACACGCACCGCCGAGGAATGCGGCCTGGCCGTGGAGTTCCGTCAGACCAACCATGAGGGCGAGCTGATCGAGTGGATCCACCTGGCCCGCGGTCGCTGCGCCGGCATCCTCATCAATCCCGCCGCCTGGACGCACACCTCGGTGGCCATCCGCGACGCCCTGCTCGCCAGCGAGCTGCCGGTCATCGAAGTGCACCTTTCCAACGTGCACAAGCGCGAGCCCTTCCGCCACCACTCCTTCGTGTCGGACATCACCGTCGGTGTGATCTGTGGCCTCGGCAGCCATGGCTACCGCATGGCCCTGCAGCATTTCAGTCAGCTTCTGAAGAAGGATTGA
- a CDS encoding helix-turn-helix domain-containing protein, whose amino-acid sequence MTDKKKADQQASPKKSRIHDTNADAQRSRLLARLQACPVDTITARRDLNIMMPAARVKELRELGHAIKTHRITLTDDHGRIHRGVALYYIGTLPEARQEAAA is encoded by the coding sequence ATGACGGACAAAAAGAAGGCCGACCAACAGGCCAGCCCCAAGAAATCACGCATCCATGATACCAACGCCGACGCACAACGCTCTCGATTGCTGGCGCGCCTGCAAGCCTGCCCAGTGGACACGATCACCGCCAGGCGCGATCTGAACATCATGATGCCGGCAGCCCGAGTAAAGGAGCTGCGCGAGCTGGGGCACGCGATCAAGACCCATCGCATCACCCTGACCGACGATCACGGGCGCATCCATCGTGGCGTGGCCCTGTACTACATCGGCACCTTGCCGGAAGCACGCCAGGAGGCCGCCGCATGA